A portion of the Deinococcus peraridilitoris DSM 19664 genome contains these proteins:
- a CDS encoding MBL fold metallo-hydrolase — translation MLEVCPGVYRHTDSAHVYLIRDAENAVLINIGDGSALDHLPPGIEQVRAVLLTHHHRDVAAGAARAAAHGIAVYAPEGECGSLQGAPRLLNHADARNNYDGRPRVWSVPQAIHARALRDYRTYHFGSLSVGVRPTPGVTPGAVSLLYQGPDFSAAFTGDLLFAPGQTARLTASQWSYNGGEGLAASVLSLLDLADQELTHVLPAHGDVMNAEALSVTAEALWPLLQLRRHNPRLLQLREQPYQELRPWLLMNRTSLANAYVLRSRSGRALMIDFGYDFCFGQAGSTEREARRPWLYTIPSLLRKYGVTGIDAVIPTHYHDDHVAGIGLLRETYGAQLWTAENITDVLARPEDYRLPCLWFEGMSSDRTLRLGESVAWQEFRITPHELTGHARYACALLVEGYGERVLFGGDQYSDADGLGLNYTYPNLFREDDYLRSAHLYTQLQPDLVLSGHAGPLVPSGAYLEALLARGAALQALHASLQPLVSRLLMRVEPIRAPSGSTITLTIENPTGKAFQGELRVQEANKTPACLRVDLSAKSAQTWDFCLTADEGTRVHFELRGQPGEPAQYTHASIGNEGPSA, via the coding sequence ATGCTTGAAGTGTGTCCGGGAGTGTACCGGCACACGGACAGCGCGCACGTGTACCTGATTCGTGACGCGGAGAACGCCGTACTGATCAACATCGGTGATGGCAGCGCCCTGGATCACCTGCCGCCGGGCATTGAGCAGGTTCGCGCAGTGCTCTTGACGCATCATCACCGCGACGTGGCCGCCGGGGCCGCGCGGGCCGCTGCCCACGGCATTGCGGTGTACGCGCCGGAAGGGGAATGCGGCAGCCTGCAGGGGGCGCCGCGGCTACTGAATCACGCGGATGCCCGCAACAACTACGACGGCAGACCGCGCGTGTGGAGCGTTCCGCAGGCCATCCACGCACGAGCGCTCCGTGACTACCGCACCTACCATTTCGGCTCGCTGAGCGTCGGCGTCCGGCCCACGCCCGGCGTGACGCCCGGCGCGGTCAGCCTGCTGTACCAGGGGCCGGACTTCAGCGCCGCTTTTACGGGCGATCTGCTCTTCGCACCCGGCCAGACCGCACGACTTACAGCGTCGCAATGGTCGTACAACGGCGGGGAAGGACTCGCAGCAAGCGTCCTGTCCTTGCTCGACCTCGCCGATCAGGAACTCACCCACGTGCTGCCCGCCCACGGCGATGTCATGAACGCTGAAGCGCTGAGCGTGACGGCCGAGGCGTTGTGGCCATTGCTGCAGCTGCGGCGGCACAATCCCCGCCTGCTGCAGCTGCGCGAGCAACCCTACCAGGAGCTGCGCCCCTGGCTGCTGATGAACCGCACCAGCCTCGCCAACGCTTACGTGCTGCGTTCACGCTCCGGGCGCGCACTCATGATCGACTTCGGGTACGATTTCTGCTTCGGCCAGGCGGGCAGCACCGAACGCGAAGCGCGCCGTCCGTGGCTCTACACCATTCCCTCGCTGCTGCGAAAGTACGGCGTGACCGGCATTGACGCGGTCATTCCCACGCACTATCACGACGATCACGTGGCGGGTATTGGGCTGCTGCGCGAGACCTACGGCGCGCAACTCTGGACAGCCGAGAACATCACGGACGTTCTCGCCAGGCCGGAGGACTACCGGCTGCCGTGCCTCTGGTTCGAAGGCATGTCTTCCGACCGTACCCTCAGGCTCGGCGAAAGCGTCGCTTGGCAGGAGTTTCGCATCACACCCCACGAGCTCACCGGTCACGCGCGCTACGCCTGTGCGCTGCTGGTTGAAGGCTATGGTGAACGCGTGCTGTTCGGCGGTGATCAGTACTCGGACGCGGACGGTCTGGGGCTGAATTACACTTACCCCAACTTGTTTCGCGAGGACGATTACCTGCGCAGTGCCCACCTGTACACGCAACTCCAGCCGGACCTGGTTCTCAGTGGCCACGCGGGCCCGCTCGTACCCTCCGGGGCATACTTGGAAGCCCTGCTGGCGCGAGGAGCGGCGCTGCAGGCGCTGCACGCCTCCCTTCAGCCGCTTGTCTCGCGTCTGCTGATGCGGGTCGAGCCCATTCGCGCGCCCTCAGGATCGACGATCACCCTCACCATCGAAAACCCCACGGGCAAAGCGTTTCAGGGCGAGCTGCGCGTGCAGGAAGCCAACAAGACGCCCGCTTGTCTTCGTGTCGACCTGTCCGCCAAGAGTGCGCAAACCTGGGACTTCTGCCTCACCGCAGACGAAGGGACGCGTGTGCACTTCGAACTGCGTGGTCAGCCCGGCGAACCGGCCCAGTACACCCACGCTTCCATCGGGAATGAAGGGCCCTCGGCATGA
- a CDS encoding glycosyl hydrolase-related protein, with protein sequence MTQTIWQIGRKDGPSPDFPDNYKTPLDFGDVTWTVGASENVWPLYQPSEADPEANYLPHPRRVVFELPRVDAVAYELIIDYLIIAPRVPHLKLNLNGQEGEVYLRPRASTSGEIRLLSGLHTTLYADGHARVTLPAALLREGTNELTLTAVDAGDVLMVHHPERIKRLDRMANGAGIIYQYLALRSLDEQPAPRLTIDSSVLYRRHGGQLQNRVDIVLHGPDRDELNLRLSGEPFALGARRLPFGDSRFSVWIPDGPADIPYDARHGASAWSGTLTRKRKWTVYVAAHSHVDIGYTHRQEEVAERHNRNLDTAIHFLETGHPNFTYHLDCSWPLEDYLKTRSAPQLHQLRHWVKAGRINIVSGYADVLTQFAALEDLIRNAHFSDDFLRPLARRAELAAVVDVASITASYPDLLAGAGVKYLVHANNQDRGPFRVNGNLHRQSPFWWEGQAGGRVLTWLAKMYCELRKVCGSPPTLSSAERGLSVWLAEYDRADYAPDCVLLYGQEADNTDLDPQPNEFIEQWNSSYAYPRLVAADPREFFAQVERFADQLPTLRGDGGAYWEDGALTSLQETLLAREAQARLPAAETLGTLAAIHDPKLRADEGQLQDAWRDLLLYDEHTWGAFLSVSDPNSQLAHDQWDVKASCARRVRLAARQALHAAACRHSLQWNTAGREVVVFNPHNWEVSASCHAEVARGEAPHDPRTGEQLPYRVVNEHATQRLLAFQATVPGLSYRRFPLKFSPERPPGVSREVTEHATVQLRSPHYRLIFDLKLGRITSLTDLDGDHELLGEGGAGALVYVRGGEGSRILSNQADLPLAQLEQDEQFDLLYAELVQDALGETLRLHATVPQGQLQLSVHLSAHHKRLDLAYTYDKQATSAREAAYVRFDLNVPDARVLSDSQLGWVDWNANRLPGACVEWLPLQSGVLLDSARTKVFIASPDVPLFTSGDIVRGTWPKSKVIRGGRIYSYLLNNYWHTNYQARQGGALHFRYSLTSDATLPRQDASRVGREARLGLYTQRISYQDFREAHAPYGDPHGGCLAQVSDNVALSVLKPARDGRGVILRVQDLQGERQQASVQFMGRHITEVAQCDLLEYDLSLLKADAERVEFSVPAWGLATIRVVFAPGESQGAGHG encoded by the coding sequence ATGACGCAAACCATCTGGCAGATCGGTCGGAAAGACGGCCCCAGCCCTGACTTCCCGGACAATTACAAGACACCACTCGACTTCGGGGACGTCACCTGGACCGTTGGCGCTTCCGAAAACGTCTGGCCGCTCTACCAGCCGAGTGAAGCCGATCCGGAAGCGAACTACCTGCCACACCCTCGCCGGGTGGTTTTCGAACTGCCGCGCGTAGACGCAGTCGCGTACGAGCTCATCATCGATTACCTGATCATCGCGCCTCGCGTGCCGCACCTGAAACTGAACCTCAACGGCCAAGAGGGCGAAGTGTACCTCCGTCCGCGCGCGTCTACGAGTGGTGAAATCCGGCTGCTGTCCGGACTGCACACCACCCTGTACGCGGATGGCCATGCCCGCGTCACGCTGCCCGCCGCCTTGCTGCGTGAAGGCACCAACGAGCTCACCCTGACGGCCGTGGACGCGGGTGACGTGCTGATGGTTCACCATCCCGAGCGCATCAAACGACTTGACCGCATGGCGAACGGAGCCGGAATCATCTATCAGTACCTCGCGCTGAGGAGCCTGGATGAACAGCCCGCGCCGCGTCTGACGATCGACTCGTCGGTCCTGTACCGCCGCCACGGTGGACAACTGCAAAATCGAGTGGACATCGTCCTGCACGGCCCTGACCGCGACGAACTGAATCTCAGGCTGTCCGGCGAGCCTTTCGCCCTTGGCGCGAGGCGGCTTCCCTTCGGTGACTCGCGCTTCAGTGTCTGGATTCCCGACGGACCTGCCGACATCCCGTATGACGCCCGGCACGGCGCCAGCGCATGGAGTGGCACGCTGACCCGCAAACGCAAATGGACGGTGTACGTCGCCGCCCATTCCCACGTAGACATCGGGTACACCCACCGGCAGGAGGAAGTGGCCGAGCGGCACAACCGCAATCTCGACACGGCCATTCATTTCCTGGAAACCGGACACCCGAACTTCACCTATCATCTCGACTGCAGCTGGCCACTGGAGGATTACCTCAAAACCCGTTCCGCACCGCAGCTGCACCAACTGAGGCACTGGGTCAAGGCTGGGCGCATCAACATCGTCAGCGGCTACGCGGACGTGCTGACCCAGTTCGCCGCGCTCGAGGACCTGATCCGCAATGCCCACTTCAGCGATGATTTCCTTCGGCCCCTTGCCCGGCGCGCGGAGCTGGCCGCGGTCGTGGATGTCGCTTCGATCACCGCGAGCTATCCGGACCTGCTGGCAGGTGCGGGCGTGAAGTACCTCGTGCATGCCAACAACCAGGACCGCGGGCCTTTCCGCGTGAACGGCAACCTGCACCGCCAAAGTCCCTTCTGGTGGGAAGGTCAGGCGGGCGGGCGGGTCCTGACATGGCTCGCCAAAATGTACTGTGAGCTGCGCAAAGTCTGCGGCAGTCCGCCCACGCTCAGCAGTGCAGAAAGAGGCCTGAGCGTCTGGCTGGCAGAGTACGACCGTGCGGATTACGCTCCGGACTGTGTCCTGCTCTACGGACAGGAAGCGGACAACACCGACCTCGATCCGCAGCCAAACGAGTTCATCGAGCAGTGGAACAGCAGCTACGCCTATCCACGCCTGGTCGCCGCGGATCCCCGTGAATTCTTCGCACAGGTCGAGCGTTTTGCCGATCAGCTGCCCACCTTGCGAGGTGACGGCGGCGCCTACTGGGAAGATGGTGCACTCACCAGCCTGCAAGAAACCCTGCTGGCCCGCGAAGCGCAGGCCCGCCTGCCCGCTGCGGAAACCCTCGGTACGCTTGCGGCCATTCACGACCCGAAACTGCGGGCGGACGAGGGACAACTGCAGGACGCCTGGCGCGACTTGCTGCTGTACGACGAGCACACCTGGGGTGCCTTTCTGAGCGTCAGTGACCCGAATTCCCAGCTCGCCCACGACCAGTGGGACGTCAAGGCCAGCTGCGCGAGACGCGTCCGCCTCGCGGCCCGTCAGGCATTGCACGCCGCAGCGTGCCGCCACAGCCTGCAATGGAACACCGCCGGTCGTGAGGTGGTGGTGTTCAATCCGCACAACTGGGAAGTCAGTGCTTCCTGCCACGCCGAAGTGGCGCGAGGAGAAGCGCCACACGATCCCCGTACGGGCGAACAACTGCCGTACCGCGTTGTGAATGAGCATGCCACCCAGCGCCTGCTGGCCTTCCAGGCGACCGTGCCCGGGCTGTCCTACCGGCGATTCCCCTTGAAGTTCAGCCCTGAGCGCCCACCGGGTGTTTCGCGGGAGGTCACGGAGCACGCCACCGTGCAGTTGCGCAGCCCCCACTACCGCCTGATCTTTGACCTGAAGCTCGGCCGGATCACTTCACTCACCGACCTCGACGGCGATCACGAACTGCTCGGAGAAGGAGGCGCCGGAGCGCTGGTGTACGTTCGGGGTGGTGAAGGCAGCCGCATTCTCAGCAATCAGGCAGACCTGCCACTCGCACAGCTCGAGCAGGACGAGCAGTTCGACCTCCTTTACGCCGAGCTCGTGCAGGACGCGCTGGGTGAAACCCTTCGCCTGCACGCGACCGTACCGCAAGGTCAGTTGCAGCTCAGCGTGCACCTGAGCGCACACCACAAACGCCTGGACCTCGCCTACACCTATGACAAGCAGGCCACCAGCGCGCGCGAAGCGGCCTATGTCCGCTTTGACCTGAACGTGCCCGACGCCCGCGTGCTGTCCGACTCGCAGCTGGGATGGGTGGACTGGAATGCCAACCGCCTGCCGGGCGCCTGCGTGGAGTGGCTGCCCCTGCAAAGCGGCGTGCTGCTCGACAGTGCGCGAACGAAGGTGTTCATCGCGAGCCCGGATGTGCCGCTTTTTACTTCCGGTGACATCGTGCGCGGCACCTGGCCGAAAAGCAAAGTCATCCGCGGTGGGCGAATCTACAGTTACCTGCTCAACAACTACTGGCACACCAACTACCAGGCCCGGCAGGGCGGAGCGCTGCACTTTCGTTACTCCCTCACGAGCGACGCTACCCTGCCCCGGCAGGACGCCTCCCGCGTGGGACGCGAAGCGCGCCTGGGCCTGTACACCCAGCGCATCAGTTACCAGGACTTTCGGGAGGCGCACGCTCCATACGGGGATCCGCACGGCGGGTGCCTGGCGCAGGTCAGCGACAACGTCGCCCTGAGCGTGCTCAAGCCCGCCCGTGACGGTCGCGGCGTCATTTTACGCGTCCAGGATCTGCAAGGGGAGAGGCAACAGGCGAGTGTGCAGTTCATGGGTCGGCACATCACCGAGGTGGCGCAGTGCGATCTGCTGGAATACGACCTCTCGCTGCTGAAAGCTGACGCTGAACGCGTGGAGTTCAGCGTCCCCGCCTGGGGCCTGGCGACCATCCGGGTTGTTTTTGCCCCAGGGGAAAGCCAAGGAGCCGGTCATGGGTGA
- a CDS encoding DUF624 domain-containing protein, translated as MTMLPRAYREGGLLVWRHLLTLVWLNLIWLVLSWTLILAGPVTLAVYALIATSMRQDRDPELRALPVLLRRNLLPGVLWLLTVVLFVFLLYTNVTFWPGVLGPFGGVLVVLLSAYLIWLFVALQPYLLEALSVTRLPFLAAWRAAFLGLARDPVAAHLYVLIPIAVIILSVLFRTFAMSILVSVALTFAAVQVKPFEEQTEPPDEWPDEPPRP; from the coding sequence ATGACAATGCTGCCGCGCGCGTACCGGGAAGGTGGGCTGTTGGTCTGGCGTCACCTGCTCACCCTCGTGTGGCTGAATCTGATCTGGCTGGTACTGTCCTGGACGCTCATTCTGGCCGGACCGGTCACACTGGCGGTGTACGCCCTGATCGCCACCAGCATGCGCCAGGACCGCGACCCTGAGTTACGCGCCCTGCCGGTCCTGCTGCGCCGGAATCTGCTGCCCGGAGTGCTGTGGCTCCTGACCGTGGTGCTGTTCGTGTTTCTGCTGTACACCAACGTCACGTTCTGGCCGGGCGTGCTCGGACCGTTCGGGGGTGTGCTGGTCGTGCTCCTGTCGGCGTACCTGATCTGGCTGTTCGTCGCCTTGCAGCCTTACCTGCTCGAAGCCCTCAGCGTTACGCGCCTCCCGTTCCTGGCCGCCTGGCGCGCCGCGTTTCTGGGGCTCGCGCGTGACCCGGTCGCGGCGCACCTGTACGTGCTGATTCCCATCGCCGTGATCATCCTCAGCGTCCTCTTCCGGACCTTCGCGATGAGCATTCTCGTGAGCGTCGCGCTGACCTTTGCCGCCGTGCAGGTCAAGCCTTTCGAAGAGCAGACAGAACCCCCCGACGAGTGGCCCGATGAACCTCCCAGACCCTGA
- a CDS encoding beta-mannosidase, whose product MPHHDPARVNRSAPSPYRQDLGGAWQLTSSVSEAWRFRRLHAELQQEIGAFARTSWIEARVPGSVHDDLIRAGLVRDPNEGLASLSAEWVSERQWVYRRTFRVSVPPCARLRLCFDGADHGGEVYLNGEHLGPLGGTHTPVRFDVSSLERNETHLLVVVLPEAPREAGQLGRTSLTSTLKARYGYWWDFATRLVHVGLWRDVSLEGDAGSALTDVFAWAELDAGYRHAVVHIELESDSDSSAPMTVELHHPDGRSEVTRTLKRAVQFELTHPQLWWPAGLGAQPLYTLRASLPGSAGVARRFGVRHIRLVHNPASRARGARPYTLQVNGRALYARGFNVVPTDLIPGRAHTTLRERALISYAAGAHANLLRFNGVGPVAPRSVLDACDEAGLLIWQDMPLTSSGTDNVPPRNPAFLAALERDLPPLIRTLRNHPCVALYTAGNELTDQNRSPASEADPTIARIRELIGTLDPTRPFLPTSPSGPQYDLREDVALTHPEELHDVHGPWHYRGVLDSFRPHTLNRALAHSEFGCQAASREATLQRYLTDGPVWPMDDRNPQVVHHGEWWLMRHRIEEVFGRVDDLGRYVRLTQAAQADVLRHALLWNRARRGECSLALVWQLNEPWPNAHNTSVIDYDLKPKLAYYRCREANAPLTIHLGLSAPVARGHFALRPQILADQDGEGQLSVTLFSLDGTGSQRECRRVRWGQGAYDLNVRVPGEPALLRAELRSLDGSLLARSEQWIAPDQNTPFAALLHLPPVTLHAEQDGSCLLIRNAGAHVAPWVTLEAPADVSETFGDNGFSLLPGETRAVDVSLTTLRGAAVSSELTVSALNATRSACSWEAP is encoded by the coding sequence ATGCCTCACCACGACCCGGCCCGAGTCAACCGCAGCGCGCCGAGCCCTTACCGGCAGGACCTCGGGGGCGCGTGGCAACTCACGTCCTCCGTCAGCGAAGCGTGGCGTTTCCGGCGTCTGCACGCCGAACTGCAGCAGGAGATCGGCGCTTTCGCCCGCACCTCGTGGATCGAGGCGCGCGTGCCGGGGAGCGTTCATGACGATCTGATCCGTGCCGGGCTGGTGCGCGACCCCAACGAAGGCCTCGCGAGCCTCAGCGCCGAATGGGTGAGCGAGCGGCAATGGGTGTACCGGCGGACGTTTCGGGTCAGCGTGCCGCCCTGCGCGCGGCTGCGGTTATGCTTTGATGGAGCGGATCACGGCGGTGAGGTGTACCTCAACGGTGAGCACCTCGGTCCGCTCGGCGGTACGCACACGCCCGTGCGGTTTGACGTGAGCAGCCTTGAGCGCAACGAAACCCACCTGCTGGTGGTGGTCCTGCCCGAGGCGCCACGAGAAGCAGGACAACTCGGCCGCACCAGTCTGACGTCCACCCTGAAGGCCCGCTACGGATACTGGTGGGACTTCGCGACCCGGCTGGTGCACGTCGGTTTGTGGCGTGACGTCTCCCTCGAAGGAGACGCAGGAAGCGCCCTCACCGACGTGTTCGCATGGGCAGAACTCGACGCGGGGTACAGGCACGCCGTGGTGCACATCGAACTCGAGTCGGACAGTGACTCAAGCGCGCCCATGACAGTAGAGCTGCACCACCCGGATGGCCGCAGCGAAGTGACGCGCACCCTGAAGCGCGCCGTGCAGTTCGAACTGACGCACCCGCAGCTCTGGTGGCCTGCCGGACTCGGCGCGCAACCCCTCTACACGCTGCGTGCCAGCCTGCCCGGAAGCGCCGGTGTCGCGCGGCGCTTCGGCGTTCGGCACATCCGCCTCGTGCACAACCCTGCGTCGCGGGCTCGGGGAGCGCGCCCTTACACCCTGCAAGTCAACGGACGCGCCCTGTACGCTCGGGGTTTCAACGTGGTTCCCACAGACCTGATTCCCGGACGCGCCCACACCACGCTGCGCGAACGCGCCCTGATAAGCTACGCTGCCGGCGCGCACGCCAACCTGCTGCGCTTCAACGGCGTCGGCCCGGTCGCGCCGCGCAGCGTGCTCGACGCCTGCGATGAGGCTGGCCTGCTGATCTGGCAGGACATGCCCCTGACGTCCAGCGGCACCGACAACGTCCCTCCGCGTAATCCGGCCTTCCTGGCCGCGCTCGAACGGGACCTTCCGCCCTTGATCCGCACTTTGCGCAACCATCCCTGCGTGGCCCTGTACACGGCCGGCAACGAACTCACCGACCAGAACCGCAGTCCCGCCAGCGAAGCGGACCCCACCATCGCGCGCATCAGGGAGCTCATCGGCACCCTCGATCCAACGCGTCCTTTTCTGCCCACCTCACCCAGCGGACCGCAGTACGACCTGCGTGAAGACGTCGCGCTGACCCACCCGGAGGAACTGCATGACGTGCACGGCCCATGGCATTACCGGGGCGTACTCGACAGTTTCCGGCCTCACACGCTCAACCGCGCTCTGGCGCACAGTGAATTTGGCTGTCAGGCCGCTTCGCGCGAAGCTACCCTGCAGCGCTACCTGACCGACGGTCCCGTCTGGCCGATGGACGACCGCAATCCACAGGTGGTGCATCACGGAGAGTGGTGGCTGATGCGTCACCGCATCGAAGAAGTCTTCGGGAGGGTCGATGACCTGGGCCGGTACGTGCGGCTCACGCAGGCGGCGCAGGCTGACGTGCTGCGTCACGCGCTCCTCTGGAACCGGGCCCGCCGCGGCGAGTGCAGCCTCGCACTCGTCTGGCAGCTCAACGAACCCTGGCCGAACGCGCATAATACCAGCGTCATCGATTACGACCTGAAACCCAAACTGGCGTACTACCGCTGCCGTGAAGCGAACGCACCGCTAACCATCCACTTGGGCCTGAGCGCTCCGGTCGCGCGCGGGCACTTCGCGTTGCGGCCACAAATCCTCGCGGATCAGGACGGCGAGGGCCAGTTGAGCGTGACGCTGTTCAGCCTGGACGGCACAGGGTCGCAGCGCGAGTGCCGCAGGGTGCGCTGGGGACAAGGAGCGTATGACCTCAATGTTCGCGTGCCCGGGGAGCCCGCGCTGCTGCGCGCCGAACTGCGCAGTTTGGATGGTTCGCTCCTGGCCCGCAGCGAGCAGTGGATCGCTCCGGATCAGAACACACCGTTCGCCGCTTTGCTGCACCTGCCCCCCGTTACGCTGCACGCCGAGCAGGACGGTTCGTGCCTGCTGATTCGCAACGCGGGAGCGCACGTCGCACCGTGGGTGACCCTCGAAGCGCCCGCTGACGTGAGCGAGACCTTCGGTGACAACGGTTTTTCACTGTTGCCCGGCGAGACACGTGCCGTCGACGTGTCGCTCACGACACTGCGGGGTGCTGCAGTTTCTTCCGAGCTCACGGTGAGCGCCTTGAACGCCACACGCAGCGCGTGTTCCTGGGAGGCGCCATGA
- a CDS encoding class II fructose-bisphosphate aldolase, giving the protein MKLPQALTLTELLLPAQRHGYAVAAFSARYRACVKPVLQAAVELRSPVIVEISQRELGWFGLSPRDFRDAVEEAARELRSDVPLCLHLDHSWDFEVIRAAIEAGFSSVMIDASAQDFEENIRQTRRVVEFAHAHNVSVEAELGKLTTTDQMETDGDEALYTVPEEAQEFVERSGCDVLAVSIGTAHGVYPVQNPKIDFERLAAIRRLLPETPLVLHGGSGLPAETVHRAIELPGGGISKMNIATDLENAMLSAMGGLKRMTSADLDQLEPDLLAAGLNAVKDEARDKIQNFVRSAGRAQACPPART; this is encoded by the coding sequence ATGAAACTCCCTCAGGCCCTTACGCTCACTGAACTTTTGCTACCCGCACAGCGCCACGGGTACGCCGTCGCGGCCTTCAGCGCCCGTTACCGTGCGTGCGTCAAACCGGTCCTGCAGGCCGCGGTGGAACTGCGCAGTCCGGTCATCGTCGAAATCAGCCAGCGGGAACTCGGCTGGTTCGGCCTGAGCCCACGTGATTTTCGTGACGCCGTCGAAGAAGCCGCGCGCGAACTCCGCTCCGACGTGCCCTTGTGCCTGCATCTCGACCACAGCTGGGACTTCGAGGTGATCCGCGCCGCCATCGAGGCGGGGTTCTCGAGCGTCATGATCGACGCGAGCGCGCAGGACTTCGAAGAAAACATCCGGCAGACCCGCCGGGTGGTTGAATTCGCGCACGCCCACAACGTCAGTGTCGAAGCCGAACTCGGCAAGCTCACGACCACCGACCAGATGGAAACCGACGGCGACGAAGCGCTCTATACCGTTCCCGAAGAAGCCCAGGAGTTCGTCGAGCGTTCTGGTTGTGACGTCCTGGCCGTGTCGATCGGCACCGCCCACGGTGTGTATCCCGTCCAGAATCCCAAAATCGATTTCGAACGCCTCGCGGCCATCCGCCGCCTGCTGCCCGAGACCCCGCTCGTCCTGCACGGCGGGAGCGGTCTGCCTGCCGAAACCGTCCACCGCGCCATAGAACTGCCCGGCGGGGGTATCAGCAAGATGAACATCGCCACGGACCTCGAAAACGCCATGCTCAGCGCCATGGGAGGCCTGAAACGCATGACCAGCGCGGACCTCGACCAGCTGGAGCCGGATTTGCTGGCGGCAGGACTGAACGCCGTGAAAGACGAAGCGCGCGACAAGATTCAGAACTTCGTGCGTTCGGCGGGCCGCGCGCAAGCCTGCCCACCCGCCCGCACGTAA
- a CDS encoding aspartate/glutamate racemase family protein, with protein MKTLALIHTTPVTVTSMKALTNQLAPGVRVINVLDDSLLPDVMQAGHPTPQVTERLRSYAGAAVQAGADAVMCCCSSVGESVETLRAELGVPFLRIDEPMAQDAVRRGERIGVIATVGSTLEPTARLIERAAAHAARAVHLERRLVDGAYDALLQGHGEQHDRLVTEALRDLAERSDVVVLAQASMARLIPGLGNIRTPILSSPESGLARALEVLS; from the coding sequence ATGAAAACGCTGGCGCTCATTCACACCACACCCGTCACCGTCACGTCGATGAAAGCCCTCACGAATCAACTCGCTCCGGGGGTACGCGTCATCAATGTGCTCGACGACAGCCTGCTGCCCGACGTGATGCAGGCCGGTCACCCTACGCCGCAAGTCACCGAGCGCCTGCGCAGCTACGCGGGGGCGGCCGTCCAGGCCGGCGCGGACGCGGTGATGTGCTGTTGCTCCTCGGTGGGCGAGAGTGTCGAAACGCTGCGCGCTGAGCTGGGCGTGCCGTTTCTGCGCATCGACGAGCCGATGGCGCAGGACGCCGTACGGAGGGGAGAGCGTATCGGGGTGATCGCCACGGTCGGGAGCACCCTCGAACCCACCGCGCGGCTCATCGAACGCGCCGCTGCACACGCCGCTCGCGCCGTGCACCTCGAACGAAGGCTGGTGGACGGCGCTTACGACGCCCTGCTGCAAGGCCACGGCGAACAGCATGACCGGCTGGTCACCGAGGCCCTGCGTGACCTTGCGGAACGCTCGGATGTGGTGGTACTCGCTCAGGCCAGCATGGCCCGCCTGATTCCCGGTCTGGGCAACATTCGCACGCCCATTCTCAGCAGCCCGGAAAGCGGTCTCGCCCGCGCCCTGGAGGTCTTGTCATGA